The sequence GAAAGTTACAGGAATGATGTAACTGAAATGCAATTCACGAATCTCGCCTGTCCAATCTGTGACTTCTTGTTTACAAATAAGGAAGAATTCTATGATCATTTGCATAATTATACTGGAGATGGattgttgaaacaatttttaaagattGACATAAACAGCGAATCTCAGACAGAAGTAAAACATTGCGACCAAGAACAATCTGATAAATTGCATGAGAACATAGCAAGGCCTTTCAAGTGTCAACAATGCGACTTAACATTCGACCGAGCTTCTCAACACGATTATCATTACCGAAGTATACATTTAGGTGAGAAATCACAGCTTTGCGAAATCTGTGGCAAAGGTTTCTTCAGGAAAGCTGACCTACGAACGCACTTAAATATTCATTTGGGAACCAACACTTGCATTTGCGAAGTTTGCGGAAGAAAGTTTAACCACATATCCAATCTGATCAGGCATAGTAGAATGCATGCtggtaattatattatttatgtataagagtagtagactgtggatctttatgcatttatggcttgtgaaaattttcaaaaatttggatatattccggatctacaaaggctactaacactgaaaataatatttgatttgGTTCCCCCTTCTTAAAAATCATctcaaaaaattgcaaattgcataaacttccgcagtctataaataccttaaaataccgaaattactttcttgccaacccaattatAAGTAATTGACCATAAAAggaaataatttgaaattaaatttgcaGGGATAAAACCATATCCATGCTCGATTTGTAGCAAACGCTTCACACAGATTAGCTCTCTTGCCAGACACAAGCGAACACACGTGAAACCGAAGAAGGATGTGCACGAGATGCAAAGTAATAGCGCTAATACCACTGCTGAGAAGAAGGATCACACGCTAAGCAAGAATAAGGTGATTGAACGATATTGTATCGTGTAGTATAATATCTTTGGACATCGATGTATATCTCATTAGCAATGTATAGTCTGTTGAAGGTAACGCACTTGCTCAACAAAAGATTCTTAAAAGACAACACTATTGTAAGACCTGCGGTGAGAGTTTCAGTTTAGTTTTACATTTGCGGGAACACGAGAACACTCATTTGAAGAATACAACCAGTTCAGAATGCAAGAATAACGTAATGGTAAGAATCGGGTAGATAACGTTAACAACATTCCGTTCCTGATTGTTTTTGCTGTTCAGAATTTTCAGAAGAATTCAGTGTTCGAGGAGAATTTTGATTTCTTCGAGAACgaggaaaatatgaaaaaagtaTTGCCATTGGAAACGATAATTTATATCACGTCGGAACAGGTAAAAAAATATGGCTACAATCACAATTTTCAGATAGATGTTACATGTAATTTCATTTTGTGTGCAgttgaagaaaattaatttggagAACATTGAGAACAGTAAGGATCACATTGCGCAAGAACATTTTTGCGATGATATCAACGAGAAAATTCCATTAACTGAGGAATTAGCTGATTCCGAGAAACTTATATCCAATAATGAAATACTTCAGAATGTACTGTACGTGTGCGAAATGGATGAACCTTCTCTGAAAAGCAAATTGAATACGAAATACTCGAACAATCAGGAGTATTTATCATGTTCGCAAACGTATGAACTGGATTTACAGAAATCAGAAGTACCACAGAATTATAACGCTTCGGCAAATATTTCTCTGAATGTTACCGATATGTTTCAAAAGATAGATTTATCAGAATCGAGTATTGATGAACACGATAAACTCGATTTGACTATTCATAATCACCAAGAGATAAATGTGGAGGAAACCGCAAAGGTTGCTGAGGGTATAAATGATGAAAATGCTACGAATCAGGAAGAATCGATGCTACGTTTAGTACAGACAGAAACAGGGGAACAATTCtatgaatttttaattaataatctaGTAGAAAAATTACCGAACATACAGTCCGTGAAAACGTCCGAAAATAAAGAGGAGACTACAGATATTTCCGAAAATGTAGGGAACATGAACGAAGACGTCCATCCTGAACAAAATATAAGAGACGACATACCCAGTGATCTAAATTATACGCAATACGAACTACAAGGAGGAGAGAAAAATTTTGCTGCAAGTCAGATCTTATTGGATCCACAAAATGATTTTGATAAATACGTGGAAACGAATTTCGAAGTTTTTGAGCGATTAAATTATGACGACAGTTCCGAAAGATTTCTGAAATTCGTGGAAAACGAGGGAGTTGAAACTCAAAGCTCGAAAATGTTAGAGTGCAAAGACAACGATCAGCTTCTACAATTTCAAAGTTTCAGTCAAATCGATTCCATCCAAGAGAATGAGAAGAGCGACGTAATTAACGACAGTGAACAGACGCTTTTAACTTCTCttaacgacgatatacaatgtGAAATTAATACAGATAACGACCAAATTATTAACGAAGGGGAGACACAGGTGCAAATTGACGATACCATCAATAATGACAGACAAGAGGATCAACAAGAAGATTTGAAAAAGTCCAAAGTATATCTGTTAAAATTCCAGTGTACTGTATGCGAGAAATCATTCTCGACCAGTTACAACTATAAACAACATATAGGTACACATTTTGCAGATCAGCAAAAGTTTCATTGTAAAGAATGCAAAATGTCCTTCGCTTGGAAATCTACATTGAACAAACATATCGCTAGTAACCACAGACCGGAAGGTCCTCAAAAGTTTGCGTGCGACATGTGCCAAaaaatttacaatacttcttcGCAAGTAAATGTGAGTATATTTTCTTCCAAGAGTATTTCGATGTTCTCGTCTCAATAAGTGTTTGTTATTGTAGGAGCACGTGAAACGAGATCACCTGAAACAGAGGAATCACGTGTGTTCTCATTGTGGTAAATCGTTTTTCAAAAAGTACGACTTGAAAATACACAATAGGATCCACACGGATGAAAGACCGTACGTTTGTCCTGCTTGTGGGAAAAGGTTCCATCATAGAAGTCATATTATTCGTCACGAACGTATACACTTCTAGAAGGAAGACATGCATTAGTTATTTaaacgttaaaaatgtaactagCCAAACATATTTATGAATGGAAAACattgtaatttttacattgCACAGAGTGTAAAACTAAACGCATTCCCTGCCCTACTGTTTCCGTTATATTAATCATTGATAATGAGCTACTGTATGTGCTTTTAGTTTTACATTCTTTGATGTACGACAAACATTATAATGTAATTTGCATAATGTTTTTtcctaaatatttttttaggagattattatttttttaataaaacaaacCAATAAATGACGAACGTCCTTGTACATACTTACCTGTTTGATTGCGAATCACTGCTTCATTCATTAATATTGATAGTTTGCGCAATTTATGATAAAGTATTCGCAgtagtacatatacatatgtaaatacTTATGTATTTAGATAACTATGGATAACTATCACAATCACATCACAGCATGGCAGTAAGTCCAGGTTTCAATATGGTCGACATAATGAGTGACGACGTGGTGAATAACGTGCAAAACCTGAGTTTGAAGGAAGAAAAGGCATGAACACAGTTTATATTTCATCGAATTTTTCTCCCTTTCATTTTTAGCGTTAAAATATGTTGACGAGCTTGCGTATTTGCAGTTCTAGAAACTTCTATAATGTTTCGATGCGGCCACATGCTTCTTGGGTTGGTTATATAGTATATTGTCACACCGATACTTTGTTCCATATTTCCGTGTTACGAATCTTTTCCGATTATTTGTCTTTAAAAACAGTTATTTAAAGAATCACTTATTCGAACCTGTTTCGTTATACAAATGACCACCATCCCATAGTGAGATCAATAATCTGATGTAATACAACGAAGTTTCGTTCTGGTGAATGCTActaactaaataaataaatacgtcgtcgttaaacagcggatctttatgcaaaatgaaaatatttattttctttcttaatatggttttaaattacaattgcatttttgttataaatgcataaaatccgctgtcaatGTAGTCGTTGTATTCAGCGTTTTAGAAATGATGAAACTTTTTTGATAAATCTAACACTTTCTTTCTGTCCAAAATTTAGGCAAAAATGAAGGCGTCGAAAAAAAAGAACCTCGTTACGGATGAGAAAACGGTTTCGGAACTAAATCCTTGGCCCAACTATATCCAGGTACAGCAAAGACTATTTTTCACATCGATAGTTCTACTGTTCACAATAGCAATTCATATCTACATGAAAACATGTTTCTAGGACCGCATAACATTATGGGACAAACTGAAAGCAGACTATGAAGCGGAGCTGGCATCCAAGCCAGTTACCGATATAAAGGTAACTCTTCCAGATGGGAAAGAAGTAGTTGCCCAAGCTTGGCGCACGACGCCGTACGAAGTTGCGAAAAATATTAGTCAAGGTTTAGCAGATAATACAGTTATTGCAAAAGTGAACAATGAACTGTGGGATTTGGATAGACCCTTGGAGTCCAATTGCAAGCTTGAACTTCTAAAGTTCGATAGCCACGACGGTCAACAAGTCTTCTGGCATTCCAGCGCACATATATTGGGTGAAGCTATGGAGAGGGTGTACGGTGGTTGTTTATGTTATGGTCCACCAATTGAGAATGGATTTTACTACGATATGCATCTAGGTGAAAAGGGTATATCGAATCTAGACTTCCCATTCTTGGAGAGCCTTTACAAAACCATAGTCAAAGAGAAGCAGCCTTTCGAGAGGCTAGAAATGACAAAGGAAGAGTTGTTGGAGATGTTTAAATACAATGAATTCAAAGTTCGTATTATTAACGAGAAAATAAATACACCTAAGACCACAGTGTACAGGTGCGGACCGTTGATCGATTTGTGCAGAGGGCCACACATTAGGCACACTGGAAAGGTGAAAGCTATCAAAGTGACGAAAAACTCTTCCACCTATTGGGAGGGGAACGCCAACGCAGAATCTCTGCAGAGAATTTATGGCATCAGCTTTCCCGACACCAAGCAGTTGAAAGAATGGGAGAAGTTCCAAGAAGAAGCTGCTAAGCGAGATCACAGAAAGATAGGAAGAGAACAAGAGCTGTACTTCTTCCACGAGCTTTCTCCAGGATCGTGCTTCTTCCAGCCACGTGGAGCGCATATTTACAATACCTTGGTGGAGTTTATTCGATCGGAATATAAGAAAAGAGGTTTCCAAGAAGTAGTTACACCGAATATTTATAATAGCAAATTATGGCAAACGTCTGGCCACTGGCAGCATTATGCGGACAACATGTTTTCCTTCGACGTCGAGAAAGAAACGTTCGCGCTCAAACCTATGAACTGTCCCGGccactgcatgatcttcgacgTGCGTAACAGATCTTGGCGCGAATTGCCGTTGAGAATGGCTGATTTCGGGGTGCTGCATAGGAATGAATTATCTGGTGCATTAACTGGACTCACCAGAGTCAGACGTTTCCAGCAAGACGACGCGCATATATTCTGCTCGGCAGAGCAGATTAAAGATGAAGTACTTGGCGCGTTAGACTTCCTGCGTCATGTGTACTCTGTTTTCGGTTTCACGTTCAACTTGTGTCTATCCACGAGACCTGAAAAATATTTGGGAGACATAGCCATGTGGGATCAAGCTGAGAAAGCGTTGGAAGACAGTTTGAATACGTTCGGAGCACCGTGGAAAATTAATCCAGAGGATGGCGCGTTCTACGGTCCGAAAATTGATATAACGATCATGGACGCTTTGAGGAGACCTCATCAGTGTGCTACAATTCAATTGGACTTCCAATTGCCGATTAGATTTAATTTGTCTTATGTCAAGTAAGTTATTAGTTGttactatattatttataaatagagATTGATTAGAATTACTGATTGAATGCTTCGATGTTTCAGCGAGGCTGGAGAGAAGACGAGACCAGTAATCATTCACAGAGCTATTCTAGGCTCTGTTGAAAGAATGATTGCGATATTAACTGAATCCTATGCTGGAAAGTGGCCATTCTGGTTGTCTCCGAGACAAGCAATGGTCATCTCGGTGAGTTCTCAGTTCGACGAGTACGCTTTCCAGGTGAAAGACAAGCTTTGGGATGCTGGATTCTTGGCAGAGGTTGATACGGACCCGAGCGATACTTTGAACAAGAAAATACGAAATGCTCAACTTGCACAGTTCAACTTCATTCTCGGTAATGTATTATGTTTTCTATATGCTCTGTGTTAAATGTtagaacattttatttattaattttgctTTCAGTCGTCGGAGAAAAAGAACGTAAAGCTGGCACAGTGAATGTTCGAACCAGGGACAACGTGGTGCACGGAGAACTCGCCGTAGACGATTTAATCACGAAATTTAAATCGTTCAAAGAGCGCAAGGATCAGAATTGCGaggaaaaattctaaacgagCTCTCACGAACAAatggaatatttatttatttgtaggcTGTAATTCCAACGGTGTCAATTGTAACACGAAATCATTTTTGGAAACATGTTAAAAACAATGCACACGAACTATTGaaataaaacaagaaaaaacGCTAAAAAGATAGTCACGCTATGTGTGTGTGGAAAGCCTGTTTCTAAGGGAAATGTAAAGATAtctagaataacttttttatagaaTATTTTACACTTAATCCTTTGCTGAGCAAGTTACGATACAGTTTAACAAACAATTGAGCATTTATTATCGACATATTCTATTCCATGACGCATTAGAGACGCATAAAGTTTATAAACTTGGAGGTAGTATATATTTCGCTTTTACTTAGGAAGCATTTTTTTCTAATGAACGTATCTTTGTCTACTGGCATCAAGGAGTCATCGACGATCATTTATTTTACTTAGAGGCTACAGATAACATTCAGTTATGTCCGTCTTTCTAACAGAAACATTGAGTGTACATCGTAACATGAAATGTTCATCTCAACGGCTGTGCTCCATAATTTATTGCGGATACGGTCAATATGCATATTGCTGTAACTGCAGTTAATGTCCTCTCAGAATAAACTGTTGTTGTAAATTGTATCTCATGTTCTCGCCGATAGAAAATCTCCGCATTTCAAATCTCTTGTAGCAACCATTCAAATAAAGTAGCACGTTCGATTCGAATTGCTTTCAATTTATCTTACGTCGCAAAAACTAACGTATGTGTGCATAATTACCTCATTAACCAAGTTAATAGTTATTCTTCATTACAATTTGCTTCGGAAAACAATCTTGTCAAATCGAATTTCGCGCGTGCGCAAATATCGATAGTGATCTGAATATACATTACAATATTATTCATGTTACATAGTAGTATTACTGTTACTAGTTCAGATTCTatgttaatcaatttttattaatataattttctttgattttgtgcatttacgacaaaaatgagtagttaCAATATAAACCAGTAAGgacattagaaaaattaaaaaataccgttatgttattttcaacctgttaaaaattttaagaatgaaaatcaatttctatttcattccagtttgttgctattcaggtagaacatttttatttcgcatgaagattACATTTTGTGGCGGTTGATTTGAATGGTTCGaatcaaaagaaaagaaagcGTTCATTTTCAGGTTTTCTACTTTGATTAATCAGTAAAGTAATACAGGAAAGTTTGTCTTAGATGCTGTGTTATATATCTTTGATTTCTGTATTCGTTTACGGGCCAATTACTAGCGAGACACtctataattaatttaatttaatttgccCTCTTGCGGAGATCGTGACGCGACGGTCGGACGAAGTGCGCATGCGACAGTCAATGGAGCTCCTTTTCCGGGAAGAAGAGCAAACGGCAAACGGCTAGCAAGGGCTGGAGGAGTACTTTTCGGTTGTTATAAAATGACAGCCATTACAATTTCACCGGCTTCTCACGGACTTATTCAAGTTGTAAACGAAAGTAATCTGTGTAAGATCGAAAGGTACGTGTTAGAATAATAACGTTTGGCGAATTTTCAACTTGTTGGTTCCGGAGCGTCTAAATACATGGCAACTATCGATTTTTTCCAGCTACCTTAATGACACCGCGTACAGGGAGTCCATCGAGAATGCCTCGAATTATAACAGCCGATTATGCAGAGAACGACGACTACGTATGCCTTTCCTCGATTCGCAAACAGGTATATTTTACGTTTACATGATTTCGAAACGATCCCGTTATCAACGTTGTATAATACTCCTAAATACACGAATCGATCGCGTCTGTTTGTATTTATGTGATCAGCACACATACAGTACCtgccaaaagtttggaatcacagcgtaaattcagagaaacagtCTTGTAGGACCCCTGTATAATAATGTTTAAATTCTAATATAACAACTATTTTAGTTCTGGGTGTTAAaagcactagataaaagattaatccaGGCTGTAGTCGCtcccaaatttcctatttttacatttatgaggcgtaacttgcattattcagcagtatgtagctgttgcagctttatgcattccgaataatgcaaattacgcttcgtgaaagtaaaaataggacttttgagagtgCTTTTAGCTActggaaaaccccatcttttcattatcaatcctggaaacaagacTACCCTCCTAAAACCATATTATTACAACTTTGAAGTaacataaattattataaaattacagGCGTAGCACAAAATCATTCTTCGCTGTTCATGTCGGCGAGAGAAAGACTTCCAGGCCTGCTGCACGGTCAAATATACACATATCCCAGTAAAAGATGGAGGAAAAAGAGACGTCAGTATTTAATGCATTATTTGCATCCAAAAAGAGGTCCCAGAGGAGATCCAGAAGACTGTGTAGAAGGTGTAGAAACTGTAACGCACGTAAACGACGATAGTAAAGAATCTGTTGCTCTTAAAggtaaatatatttagaaagaaaTGAGGATTCAATATGtgaatattcaataaaataataaaaacaatttcttACAGAGGAACATAGTAAAGATGCTTGGTTCTACGACGAACAGGACATATTAGATATGGACGCGTACGAGGAACCGGATCCTGAAAGTGATTATGACTATGAAGAAAGTTACAGTAGCAAAAGGAAACGAAGAAAACCTCGTGGGGGTGGACATCATCCCGCACGAAATCATCCGCCTTCCACAGATAGTCCAGGGAGCAAACGTACAAAGGTATGCTTGATTTATTTAGGGGAGTTTTTTCCAACAGACGACACTCGCGCATGAACACTCGCACACCGCtggaccacgtatacgtacgtgaggattgcaaggatccgggattccacttctgatttctcgatttacggcatcaataaataaataattaattaattaatgcaaagacggggttttttagtagtcaaaaccgctagatgaaagatcaatctagggtactgtttgcctcaaaagtccttcttttacgtttccgagcaatggttttgtaatatttggctgcatgttgcccgtcagaggacgctgcagtcacgccggcgtactagcctctctgacgggcaacatgcagccaaatattgcaaaaccattgctcggaaacgtaaaagaaggacttttgaggcaaacagcgccctagCGGTTAactatctttcatctagcggttttgactactaaaaaaccttgtctttgcattatcgagaaatcagaagtggaatctcggacccttgcaatcctcgcgtacgtatacgtgatctagcggtATGTGAGTGTTTACGCGCGAATGTCGTCTCTTGGAAAAGACTCCcttaatgtattttttatattgaatatactaaattttgtaaaatacttTGATCGAATAGGGTGGGGGACGTGGGCGGAAAAAAACCAACTATGATGCTGTTGACACTGATAAGCCATTCGTTTGTGACCGTAAGTTTAACCATAGATACAACTACAAATGACCACTTCCTGTTACTagtttcattatgattattattattagttctATCAGTTGTTATTTCGAATAAGCGAACAAGTGCATTGCGTTAGAagatttgttaattttattaaataactatatttttatGATGCCTTACGTATTATTTCACAAGATTACGCAAAAGGTTactataccatatatatatatacatatatatatataaaaaaagaaagaataatatggaagctcgaaataaattattgaagACTCTAGTCTTGGTTGCCGCATAATTTTACACTTTGGGGATGGTGATTGAACTTATAATGAACTTTATAACGTGGAGAGGTGCCCCTTCTTAGATTTTATAGTAATTTCATGTTGGACTTTAATGCTCTTTGCTCAGTGAGATTGATCAGTACCGTATTGACTGCTGTTTTCCTTCAAGTTTATCAATTTTACACTATATAGGATACTCCGATCCTTGTCGTATATACTTTGTGTTTGTATCAAACCTTGTACTCCATTTCTCTATTTCCTGTTTATCGAAGTATGAAGAGACGTGACATGGTTCTGTATGAAAGGGATATAAGATTGACCACTCGCGAGTAAATATATGCAGTGCGTTCAAATGTTACACAGGCTATGTAAAAGTCTATATGCTATTTTACCAATTTTAGAAAGGTAGTCATTGGTAGTTCGcgagaaataataatattcaattCAAGAAAAGGAAACAAAAACAACAGATAGGATACGCGTTTGTTCAGATCTTGAAGGAGTAATAATAGTCACTACTAATTTGATCGAACTTTTCCAGACGCGAAAGTCTATGAATTAACTCGAATGTGCCTGCCAATCTGTTTACTTCTTGAAACCACTCCTGTTAGACTAGCGGATAAATCTAAAGACATTTGGCCACGACCAGTAAGCTTCGATTCTAACCGTGCACATCTGCTCTACGCAAGCATATACACCGTTGATTAATCTGATCGAGCTTACAGTATCGGCCAAATATCTTCGGACCTATATACTACCTGCCAATAACAGAGCAAGAATGTACTGGCTCACACTGTAGCGAGCTCATTCTGTAGGAGTATACAAGCATCAAGCCTTGCATCGTATTAGTTTTGCTTCTTGGGCTGGAACTCCTTCACTGCTTGTCCACATATACATAGATTCGTAGGTGGATAGGGATATGTACTGGTACGGAAGGTGTGCAAATGCTATCCTGAACCTAGTAAAGCTTCTTCTCCTCGAATCCTTTAACCGCCATGTACTTTCTCCGAACTGTAGCTATCCAGTAGATACCGTTTTTGTCCCGTTTTTCGCTTTTTCATTTAACAAATGTCACATTTCTATGGGACACACCCAACATGGCGGTTAATCCAATCAATCTCGTCAAAAACCAACTTCTCTTTCTCTGACTCTCTTTCTCACATCATGGACGTTGCATTGGATGGTTTGTGGGAAAAAAACAGTATTTGCACTTTTGCAGTATGCAGCGCACGGTATAAAACCAGACCTGGTCTGGTCTACCATTACGGTCATTCCCACTCTACTTCCTCCGGTGATCCTGCTAAGGAACTAAGTCCTAGTCCTGCTGATGTTGAACCTAGGAGCGTTGCAGACACCGCTGCTTCGAACCAGCCAGGTTGGAGCCAAAATCAGCTCAGTTTTCTCACTCTCCTTTTGTGGCAGCCATCGCCGCCGCTGATGAAGTTTCCCCTGCTCCTGGACACCCTTACACAGCCCTTGGTACCCCGAAATCTTTGTCTCTGATCTCTCATCCATTCACGGGACCTGTTTTCATCCAGATATTATCATCTCTATTCCCCCCACACCCCCTTTACTCGATGGAACTTAAGTATTACATTCTTTAAATGTGTTGCGAATGCATGCATTGCAAATAACGTAGCGTTCTTACCATTCTGTGTTCACGAATTTTTGTCGGTGTTACGTTTTTCTATCTATtttgatctctctctctctctctctctctctctctctctctctgtgtattTGCACAACTTTTCTACAGTCTCGATTATCATACCGAGACAGTGTCGTTAAGCCAGTATGATACGGTTCTGTTTCGCATCGTGTACACTTCACTATGTACACCTTGTGTTCTccaatatacacatatatatattttgtttttcGGTATACGTTATTGTGTATACGCGACATTATCATTTATTTTTTGGGGGAAAAGAAGAAGGGAACAGAGGAAAAGGAGAATAAGCGATTTGTTGGCGAATGTTTTGCAATACTAGCATGCTTCTGCAATCGCGTAATTTCAGAGTGTTTATGTCGTATGCCGTGGAGAGCCGACATTCTCATTAGCTGAAGTAGAGTTTGTTGGGCGCAGCCTCTCTCTCGTGTGTttggtatgtgtgtgtgtactaTTTTTTGATCATGGTTGTTCTGTACTATCCTTTTCGCAGCATGACGAAGTTTTTTGATCCGAGTCTTTGTAATGGAGTAATCTAACGGCATTTATACAGTATTCTATTTTCCTCTTTCCGTATTTTGCTCGTTCTCTCTACTTTACTGTACctattttagtatttttatttaatatgctTTTGACAATCCTGGAGCGATTTTGGCTTCGATTGTTCCTCTCTCGACGATCGCCTGCAACAAAGCTTCACTAAagacatttttatataatttacatACCCGTACGCCCGGAGATTCATCTCCAGAAATTCGCCTATAATCGTAGAATTGCCGTGTTTGCGCCGCTGTTTTGTCTGACCTTGGAACGGATACTTCGACATTGTATCGTTGTAATTGCTCTTGGTGATGGAATGCATCGATTTACGTAATTTGTGCATCTTGTTACGattctatacatacatatatatatattatatttacatatacatata is a genomic window of Lasioglossum baleicum chromosome 14, iyLasBale1, whole genome shotgun sequence containing:
- the D4 gene encoding double PHD fingers d4 isoform X3 translates to MTAITISPASHGLIQVVNESNLCKIESYLNDTAYRESIENASNYNSRLCRERRLRMPFLDSQTGVAQNHSSLFMSARERLPGLLHGQIYTYPSKRWRKKRRQYLMHYLHPKRGPRGDPEDCVEGVETVTHVNDDSKESVALKEEHSKDAWFYDEQDILDMDAYEEPDPESDYDYEESYSSKRKRRKPRGGGHHPARNHPPSTDSPGSKRTKGGGRGRKKTNYDAVDTDKPFVCDLCSARYKTRPGLVYHYGHSHSTSSGDPAKELSPSPADVEPRSVADTAASNQPGGTRRGRQNASSSSTSSPSPAAPTATAAGASTQPAAPSPAQSQQPAQQAQQPASSQPQQPQPQPAQQPQPSPVPGAAQATTAPSSPTIPSTKEDHLPAVSSPGTAVPSPSSVRTEGPPTPGTNEKKPGKSAQPSPYCDFCLGDARENKKTGGSEELVSCSDCGRSGSMIFFRNNCSIRALAHILTSVPLEGKQKENRQKSFPFTVLLVYMVGGLENLFSLSLMCLLYDPRASQRQKTAFSRISESVSRVFSELLSTRRAIFS